The following proteins are co-located in the Myxocyprinus asiaticus isolate MX2 ecotype Aquarium Trade chromosome 18, UBuf_Myxa_2, whole genome shotgun sequence genome:
- the LOC127456447 gene encoding glycine cleavage system H protein, mitochondrial-like: MAMCTMLRCASVGLISSLPRISHKNALIPARLLAKTCCNRTLSTTTRLCAELKFTDKHEWVRVDSGVATVGISNFAQEALGDVVYCGLPEVGTKLSQSDEFGALESVKAASELYSPLTGEVIQVNHDLADNPGLVNKSCYKDGWLMKMTVSVPVELDGLMDEAAYERYIKSIAD; the protein is encoded by the exons ATGGCGATGTGCACAATGTTGCGATGTGCTTCTGTTGGTTTGATTTCCTCACTGCCTCGAATTTCACACAAAAACGCTCTGATTCCAGCTAGACTGTTGGCGAAGACATGCTGTAACAGAACTCTGAGCACAACCACTCGATTATGCGCAG AACTGAAGTTCACAGACAAACACGAATGGGTTCGTGTGGACAGTGGCGTGGCAACCGTGGGCATTAGTAATTTTGCTCAG GAGGCACTGGGGGACGTAGTGTACTGTGGGCTTCCTGAAGTTGGCACAAAGTTATCACAATCAG ATGAATTTGGTGCTCTCGAGAGTGTTAAAGCAGCAAGTGAGTTGTACTCTCCTCTGACGGGGGAGGTGATACAGGTTAACCACGACCTGGCAGACAACCCTGGATTGGTAAACAAGTCCTGCTATAAAGATG GCTGGCTGATGAAGATGACTGTATCTGTTCCTGTGGAATTGGATGGATTAATGGATGAAGCTGCTTATGAGAGATACATCAAATCTATAGCAGACTAG